A window of Mucilaginibacter paludis DSM 18603 contains these coding sequences:
- a CDS encoding FecR family protein: MDKTLLKELLQKYESGNCNAEETALLENWYLQWSPNEDLQLSEYLIENSVDKVWNKLEHDSTYVKPVIRAIWPRIAAAVALLIMLSTGAYLYLGKHKELTATEIAAIKPGGNKAILTLANGAQISLADAPKGSVVKQAGVTITKAADGEVTYTSDETANAAIIAYNIITTPKGGQYQLILPDGSHVWLNAASSIRYPTVFTNNERKVEITGEAYFEVAKNAKMPFKVKINDLTEVKVLGTHFNINAYANEPVIQTTLAEGAISISSGSLSDRLSPGQQANIGHSPSGALYLNKVANANIDQVLAWKDGLFSFQDMPFDKAMRQLSRWYDVDVVYQDGVPDTRFAGELGRDVNFSKILFFLSKVNIHYRMERGNRLVIIK; the protein is encoded by the coding sequence ATGGATAAAACTTTACTAAAAGAACTCCTTCAAAAATACGAATCCGGTAATTGCAATGCAGAAGAAACGGCTCTTCTTGAGAACTGGTATTTGCAATGGAGCCCGAACGAAGATCTTCAACTATCGGAATACTTGATTGAAAACTCGGTTGACAAAGTTTGGAATAAATTAGAGCACGATAGCACCTATGTTAAACCGGTGATCAGGGCGATATGGCCAAGGATAGCCGCCGCCGTTGCCCTATTAATTATGCTAAGTACAGGTGCCTACCTTTACCTGGGCAAACATAAAGAGTTAACTGCAACCGAAATAGCCGCTATTAAACCCGGTGGCAACAAAGCCATACTTACACTGGCCAACGGTGCACAAATTTCATTAGCCGATGCACCTAAGGGATCAGTAGTAAAGCAGGCGGGCGTAACCATCACCAAAGCTGCCGACGGGGAGGTAACTTATACCAGTGATGAAACTGCTAATGCCGCTATTATAGCCTATAATATCATTACAACGCCTAAGGGTGGCCAGTACCAGTTAATCCTTCCGGATGGTTCGCATGTTTGGTTAAACGCTGCCTCGAGCATTCGTTATCCTACAGTATTTACCAATAACGAGCGTAAGGTTGAAATTACCGGCGAAGCCTATTTTGAGGTTGCTAAAAACGCAAAAATGCCTTTCAAAGTAAAAATAAACGACCTTACCGAAGTAAAAGTTTTGGGTACCCATTTTAATATCAACGCGTATGCTAATGAGCCCGTGATCCAAACCACCTTAGCCGAGGGAGCCATCAGCATCAGTTCGGGCAGTTTGTCTGACAGGCTTTCGCCGGGGCAGCAGGCCAACATCGGCCATTCGCCATCCGGAGCTTTGTATCTCAATAAAGTAGCAAATGCCAATATAGACCAGGTATTGGCCTGGAAAGACGGATTATTCAGTTTTCAGGATATGCCGTTTGATAAGGCCATGCGGCAACTTTCGCGTTGGTATGATGTAGATGTAGTTTACCAGGACGGCGTACCCGATACCAGGTTTGCGGGTGAACTGGGCCGCGATGTTAATTTCTCTAAAATATTATTCTTTCTATCAAAGGTTAACATCCATTACCGGATGGAGCGGGGCAACCGGTTGGTGATCATCAAATAG
- a CDS encoding RNA polymerase sigma factor: protein MSIYNEYTDQELAALLTQGNRLAFAEVYDRYKGVLFVHAFKRLNNQEEAEDVIHDLFATLWNKRDELNINSQLSGYLYTAVRNRIFKMINRKKIESEYMASLDTSIDQSNFITDHKVRESELAKLIEKEIDGLPSKMREVFILSRQQNLNHKQIAEKLGISEQTVSKQITNALKILRIRLGLVVYLLYLFKF from the coding sequence ATGTCAATATACAACGAATATACCGATCAGGAACTGGCCGCTTTGCTGACCCAGGGCAACCGGCTGGCATTTGCCGAGGTATATGATAGATATAAGGGTGTTTTGTTTGTGCATGCCTTTAAAAGGTTGAATAACCAGGAGGAGGCAGAAGACGTAATTCACGATTTATTTGCCACTTTATGGAATAAGCGCGATGAGTTAAATATCAACAGTCAGCTATCCGGATATTTATACACTGCCGTTAGAAACCGGATTTTTAAAATGATCAACCGGAAAAAGATAGAGTCGGAATATATGGCTTCGCTTGATACCTCAATTGATCAGAGTAACTTTATTACCGACCATAAAGTGCGCGAAAGCGAGTTGGCTAAACTGATTGAAAAGGAAATTGATGGTCTGCCTTCAAAAATGCGAGAGGTTTTTATCCTGAGTCGGCAACAAAACCTCAATCACAAGCAAATTGCCGAAAAATTGGGCATTTCTGAACAAACTGTGTCTAAACAAATTACAAATGCTTTAAAAATTTTGCGCATAAGGTTGGGTTTGGTTGTTTACTTGCTGTATTTGTTCAAATTTTAA
- a CDS encoding efflux transporter outer membrane subunit: protein MTSRKYQYITLGLTGLIVLASCKVNQVYKRPDLKAGGLYRDSSARDTSSAAVLPWRSLFSDTTLQGLIQEGISNNLNLQTAILKISEADASLRASKAAYLPSLDATIQATKAKSSQAALNFPAGTGINLNTITYQASLSASWEVNIWGQLSSLKRQALANYLESDAAKRAVQTQLIADIANDYYNLLSLDEQLRVTEETVKNRIKDVETMKVLKEGAIVNGAAVVQSEANRYSAEVSIPDLKQSIRETENALCILLARTPGPIKRNKLADQVPSGQLNAGLSTQLLRNRPDVQESEFAFRSAFENTNVAHSYFYPTLTITASGGLSSLQLKNLFDNSIFYNLVGGLTQPIFNKGQNKARYHIAQAQQKEAFNTFQQTILTAGQEVSNALYSYENAVSKQKLRAKQIQALEKSVSYTNELLRYSSSTNYTDVLTSEQSLLAAQLSGVNDRLQELQAIVNLYKALGGGWQQ from the coding sequence ATGACATCAAGAAAATATCAATATATCACATTGGGCCTTACGGGATTGATCGTTCTGGCATCCTGCAAGGTAAACCAGGTTTACAAACGTCCCGATCTGAAAGCAGGTGGGCTATATCGGGATAGCTCTGCAAGGGATACAAGCTCTGCTGCTGTATTGCCGTGGCGTTCGCTTTTCTCTGATACCACTTTACAGGGCTTAATTCAGGAAGGGATCAGTAATAACCTCAACCTGCAAACCGCTATATTAAAAATAAGCGAAGCGGATGCCAGTTTAAGGGCCAGCAAAGCGGCTTACCTACCATCGTTAGACGCAACTATTCAGGCTACAAAAGCCAAATCATCCCAGGCCGCGCTCAATTTTCCGGCCGGAACGGGTATCAATTTAAATACCATAACTTACCAGGCCTCGCTAAGTGCCAGCTGGGAAGTTAATATATGGGGGCAGCTCAGTAGTTTAAAACGGCAGGCCCTGGCTAACTACCTGGAGAGCGACGCGGCCAAACGGGCTGTGCAAACGCAGTTAATTGCCGATATTGCCAACGATTATTATAACCTGCTATCATTAGACGAGCAACTTAGGGTTACCGAAGAAACGGTGAAAAACAGGATAAAGGATGTTGAAACCATGAAAGTGCTTAAAGAGGGTGCTATTGTAAACGGAGCGGCTGTTGTACAAAGCGAGGCCAACCGTTACTCAGCCGAGGTATCTATCCCCGATCTGAAGCAAAGCATCCGCGAAACCGAGAATGCCTTATGTATTTTACTGGCACGCACCCCTGGACCAATTAAAAGGAATAAACTTGCCGATCAGGTGCCTTCAGGCCAGTTAAACGCTGGTTTATCAACACAGTTGTTGCGTAACCGACCGGATGTGCAAGAGTCGGAATTTGCTTTCAGGTCGGCATTTGAAAATACCAACGTGGCGCATTCTTATTTTTATCCAACCTTAACCATTACGGCAAGTGGTGGTTTGTCCAGCTTACAACTGAAGAATCTTTTCGATAATTCCATCTTCTATAATTTGGTTGGCGGCTTAACACAGCCTATTTTTAACAAAGGCCAGAATAAGGCACGCTACCATATCGCGCAAGCGCAACAAAAAGAAGCTTTCAATACCTTCCAGCAAACCATCCTGACGGCCGGGCAGGAGGTTTCTAATGCTTTATATTCGTATGAAAACGCTGTTAGCAAGCAAAAGCTGCGTGCAAAACAGATTCAGGCTCTTGAAAAATCGGTGAGTTATACCAACGAGCTTTTGCGTTATAGCTCCAGCACCAACTATACCGATGTTTTAACATCCGAACAAAGTTTATTAGCTGCCCAGCTCAGCGGCGTGAACGACCGCCTGCAGGAATTACAGGCTATTGTAAATTTGTACAAGGCCTTAGGTGGCGGGTGGCAGCAATAA
- a CDS encoding efflux RND transporter permease subunit produces the protein MLRKFIERPVLSTVISVIIVILGVLGLTSLPISQYPEIAPPTVQVSTSYQGANADVVMNSVIVPLEEQINGVENMTYMTSTASNDGSASITIYFKLGTDPDLAAVNVQNRVSKATSLLPAEVTKSGVTTSKRQSSMVMIFSLYSENKAFDQTFLQNYANINLLPQIKRITGVGDASVFGTRDYSMRIWLKPDVMATYGLIPDDINNALADQNVEAAPGKFGENSNQSFQYTIKYKGRLKSVTEFNDIVIRSTTSGQVLRLKDVARVELGSQTYSSDSKTNGHASIGIAINQTAGSNAHELIKQLESTIEGASKSFPPGVKYASLLNANDFLDASIEKVIHTLIEAFILVFIVVFIFLQDFRSTLIPAIAVPVAIVGTFFFLNLFGFTINLLTLFALVLAIGIVVDDAIVVVEAVHAKLDAGAKSAKGATIGAMNDISGAIVSITLVMAAVFVPVSFISGSSGVFYKQFGLTLAIAIIISAVNALTLSPALCALLLKPHPEGEHHKTTYLQRFYDAFNTSFETVTGKYKKSVNFLIGKKWLAGLGIVVFAGIFYYLLKTTASSFVPNEDQGVLFGNISLPAGASLERTAVIAEQVDDIIRKLPEVQSTLRINGQNFIAGAGGSYAMIVVKLKPWDQRTGKGQDLSSLTGKLFGMTAGIKTAQIIFFAPPTLQGFGNSSGFEFQLQDKTGGEISKFSEVSGKFLAALNQRPEVQYATTSFNINFPQYQVDVNVAKTKAAGLTVSTVLGTLQGYYGGLYASNFNEFGKQYRVMIQADNSYRGTPQSLNNIYVRNGSNGMAPISEFVSLKRVYGPEAINRFNLFTSIAVQGSPKPGYSSGDAIKAIEQVAAQTLPTGYTYEYSGLTREELSSGSQTIFIFILCVVFVYFLLSAQYESYILPFAVLLSLPIGLAGAFIFAKIFGVENNIYLQITLIMLIGLLAKNAILIVEFAVARRRHGLSILEAAIEGAVARLRPILMTSFAFILGLVPLMMASGAGAVGNRSIGTGAVGGMLIGTVFGVFVIPVLFVVFQGLQERISGKPNDTDTEIVQD, from the coding sequence ATGTTACGCAAATTTATAGAACGGCCGGTACTATCCACGGTAATATCGGTTATCATAGTTATACTCGGAGTGCTTGGGCTTACGTCGTTGCCCATCTCTCAATATCCCGAAATTGCGCCGCCAACCGTACAGGTATCCACCTCGTACCAGGGTGCCAATGCCGATGTGGTGATGAACAGCGTAATTGTTCCGCTTGAAGAACAGATTAATGGTGTGGAAAACATGACTTACATGACCTCTACGGCCAGTAACGACGGTTCAGCATCTATCACTATTTACTTTAAACTGGGTACCGACCCAGACCTGGCTGCTGTAAATGTACAGAACCGGGTATCAAAAGCTACCAGCCTGTTGCCCGCCGAGGTAACCAAATCGGGTGTTACCACCAGCAAGCGGCAAAGCAGTATGGTAATGATATTTTCGCTATACAGCGAAAATAAAGCATTCGATCAAACTTTTTTACAAAATTATGCCAACATTAACCTGCTGCCGCAAATTAAACGGATTACCGGCGTAGGTGATGCCAGCGTATTTGGTACGCGCGATTATTCCATGCGTATCTGGTTGAAACCGGATGTGATGGCTACCTATGGCTTAATACCCGATGATATCAACAACGCCCTTGCCGATCAAAATGTGGAAGCAGCGCCGGGTAAATTTGGCGAGAACAGCAATCAGTCATTCCAATACACAATCAAATACAAAGGCCGTTTAAAATCGGTTACGGAGTTTAATGATATTGTTATCCGCTCAACCACCAGTGGCCAGGTTTTACGTTTAAAAGATGTGGCACGTGTTGAACTGGGTTCGCAAACCTACTCAAGTGATAGCAAAACTAACGGACACGCGTCTATCGGTATCGCTATTAACCAAACGGCCGGCTCCAATGCGCACGAGTTGATCAAGCAACTGGAAAGCACTATCGAGGGGGCTTCCAAGTCTTTCCCTCCGGGCGTTAAATATGCCTCGCTATTAAATGCCAACGACTTTTTAGATGCCTCTATTGAAAAGGTGATCCATACCCTTATTGAAGCCTTTATCCTGGTGTTTATTGTGGTATTCATCTTTTTGCAGGATTTCCGGTCCACACTGATCCCGGCCATCGCGGTACCGGTGGCCATTGTGGGTACTTTCTTCTTTTTAAACCTGTTTGGCTTTACCATTAACCTGCTTACCCTGTTTGCACTGGTGCTGGCCATTGGTATTGTGGTAGATGATGCCATTGTAGTGGTAGAGGCGGTGCATGCTAAATTAGATGCGGGTGCCAAATCTGCTAAGGGTGCAACCATCGGCGCCATGAATGATATCAGCGGCGCAATAGTTTCCATTACCCTGGTTATGGCCGCTGTGTTTGTGCCGGTATCGTTTATCAGCGGTTCGTCAGGTGTGTTTTATAAACAATTTGGTTTAACGCTGGCTATAGCCATTATCATCTCTGCAGTAAATGCGTTAACACTTAGTCCGGCTCTTTGCGCCTTGCTGCTTAAACCGCATCCCGAAGGCGAACACCATAAAACCACCTACTTACAGCGATTTTATGATGCGTTTAACACCTCGTTTGAAACAGTTACAGGTAAATACAAAAAATCGGTAAACTTTTTAATCGGTAAAAAATGGCTGGCTGGTTTAGGTATTGTGGTGTTTGCCGGTATATTTTATTATCTGTTAAAAACCACTGCTTCAAGTTTTGTGCCGAATGAAGATCAGGGCGTATTGTTTGGTAACATCAGTTTACCGGCAGGTGCGTCGTTAGAGCGGACGGCTGTTATAGCGGAGCAAGTAGATGATATCATCAGGAAATTACCCGAAGTACAGTCTACTTTGCGTATCAACGGCCAAAATTTTATTGCAGGCGCTGGTGGCTCGTACGCCATGATTGTGGTTAAACTCAAGCCCTGGGACCAACGTACCGGAAAAGGGCAGGATTTAAGCTCGCTCACCGGGAAACTATTTGGAATGACGGCGGGTATCAAAACAGCGCAGATCATCTTCTTCGCGCCGCCAACTTTACAGGGATTTGGAAATAGCAGCGGCTTTGAGTTTCAGTTGCAGGATAAAACCGGCGGCGAGATTAGTAAATTTAGCGAGGTGAGCGGAAAGTTTTTGGCAGCGTTAAACCAGCGCCCCGAAGTTCAGTACGCTACAACCTCATTCAATATCAACTTTCCGCAATATCAGGTTGATGTAAACGTGGCCAAAACTAAGGCTGCCGGTTTAACGGTAAGCACTGTGCTGGGTACCTTGCAAGGTTATTATGGCGGCTTATATGCATCAAACTTTAACGAGTTTGGTAAGCAATACCGGGTAATGATACAGGCCGATAACAGTTACCGGGGCACACCACAAAGTCTTAATAATATTTATGTACGCAATGGCAGTAACGGCATGGCGCCTATATCCGAGTTTGTTTCGCTTAAACGTGTTTACGGCCCCGAAGCTATTAATCGTTTTAACCTGTTTACATCTATTGCTGTACAGGGTTCGCCAAAGCCTGGCTATAGCTCGGGCGATGCCATTAAAGCTATTGAGCAGGTGGCTGCGCAAACTTTGCCAACAGGTTACACCTACGAATATTCGGGCTTAACCCGCGAAGAATTGTCAAGCGGCAGCCAAACGATATTTATTTTTATTCTTTGCGTAGTATTTGTTTACTTTTTATTAAGCGCACAATACGAGAGTTATATTCTGCCCTTCGCGGTATTACTTTCGTTGCCTATCGGTTTGGCCGGAGCATTTATATTTGCCAAAATATTTGGTGTAGAGAACAACATTTATTTACAGATCACCCTGATTATGCTGATCGGTTTGCTGGCAAAAAATGCCATTCTGATTGTGGAGTTCGCCGTTGCGCGAAGGCGGCATGGGCTAAGTATCCTGGAGGCCGCTATTGAAGGTGCCGTAGCACGTTTAAGGCCAATATTGATGACGTCTTTCGCCTTTATCCTCGGCCTTGTTCCACTCATGATGGCCTCGGGAGCCGGTGCGGTAGGTAACCGTTCTATTGGTACAGGTGCCGTAGGCGGTATGCTAATCGGTACCGTGTTCGGTGTATTTGTGATCCCGGTACTGTTTGTAGTTTTCCAGGGCTTACAGGAAAGGATCAGTGGGAAACCCAACGACACGGATACTGAAATTGTGCAGGATTAA
- a CDS encoding efflux RND transporter periplasmic adaptor subunit, with the protein MNSNLIQIKNPAKLVWASMAILFLGSCGGSQNQAGGPGPGGAQPPATYPVFTIKAQTATLNNDYPATLQGEQNIDIRPKVDGFVEAIYVDEGSVVKKGQLLFKINAPQYQQDVNSAIAAVNSAEADVNSAQLVVNKTKPLVDKDIISHYELESDELTLKTKKATLAQAKTSLANAKTNLGYTTITSPVNGVIGTIPYKVGSLVTSTTTNPLTTVSNIGKVYAYFSLNEKQLLDFSRTVKGKTIKEKIANTPAVSLILSDGTNYPEQGRVETISGLIDTETGSASFRASFPNPVGLLRSGSSANVRIPEQVKDGILIPQRSSYELQGKHFVYVVDQTNAVKSVEVKIMDLTAGQFYVVTDGLKVGDKVVYDGNSSLKDAAKIKAEPMADDKVYQDLK; encoded by the coding sequence ATGAACAGCAACTTAATTCAAATTAAAAACCCGGCTAAGCTTGTTTGGGCAAGTATGGCCATCTTGTTCCTGGGTTCTTGTGGAGGCTCGCAAAATCAGGCGGGCGGACCTGGGCCCGGCGGGGCGCAACCACCGGCAACTTATCCGGTATTTACCATTAAAGCGCAAACAGCTACCTTAAATAACGATTACCCTGCCACTTTACAAGGCGAGCAAAATATCGACATCCGTCCAAAGGTTGATGGTTTTGTTGAGGCTATTTATGTAGACGAGGGGTCGGTTGTAAAAAAGGGGCAATTACTGTTTAAAATAAATGCTCCGCAATATCAGCAAGATGTTAATAGCGCCATCGCTGCCGTTAACAGTGCCGAAGCGGATGTTAACAGTGCCCAATTAGTGGTAAATAAAACCAAGCCTTTGGTTGATAAGGATATTATCAGCCATTATGAGCTGGAATCGGATGAGCTTACTTTAAAAACTAAAAAGGCAACATTGGCGCAAGCAAAAACCTCACTGGCAAACGCCAAAACCAATTTAGGTTATACTACCATAACCAGCCCGGTTAACGGTGTTATAGGCACCATCCCGTATAAAGTTGGTAGTTTGGTTACCAGTACCACCACCAATCCTTTAACCACGGTTTCCAATATCGGCAAGGTTTATGCCTACTTCTCGTTAAACGAAAAGCAATTGCTGGATTTTTCGAGAACGGTTAAAGGGAAAACAATTAAGGAAAAGATTGCTAACACACCAGCCGTTTCTTTGATCCTATCCGATGGTACTAACTATCCTGAACAGGGCCGGGTTGAAACCATCAGCGGCTTAATTGATACCGAAACCGGCTCGGCGAGTTTCCGTGCTTCTTTTCCTAACCCTGTGGGTTTACTTAGAAGCGGCAGCAGCGCTAATGTGCGTATCCCGGAGCAGGTTAAAGACGGCATCCTGATCCCACAGCGATCATCTTATGAATTGCAGGGTAAACACTTTGTTTATGTGGTAGACCAAACCAACGCTGTAAAAAGTGTAGAGGTGAAAATTATGGATTTAACGGCCGGGCAGTTTTACGTGGTAACCGATGGTTTAAAAGTTGGCGATAAGGTAGTTTACGATGGTAACAGCTCGTTAAAAGATGCTGCCAAAATAAAAGCTGAGCCAATGGCAGATGACAAGGTGTACCAGGACCTGAAATAG
- a CDS encoding TetR/AcrR family transcriptional regulator — translation MAIRDTGTEQLIKDTAKRIFFAEGKFNATTQDIADAAGVARTVINYYFRSKDVLFQQVFKEAMEDMRRNIDEVLLSTLPFKKKIARFIDVFLSELTKYPYKESFMISEINSHGFVMPEKEPSPALKQFFEDIQLAAENGEIKKMLPVNFMLNLFSLIAYPLLTRPLFKQMLEITDIKFEKLMHERKKMIMEMLFV, via the coding sequence ATGGCCATCAGAGATACAGGTACGGAGCAATTAATTAAAGATACTGCCAAGCGGATTTTTTTTGCGGAGGGTAAATTTAACGCTACTACTCAGGATATTGCCGACGCGGCCGGCGTTGCCAGAACGGTGATCAATTATTACTTCCGTTCAAAAGACGTACTTTTTCAGCAGGTATTTAAGGAGGCGATGGAGGATATGCGCAGAAATATAGACGAAGTATTGCTTTCAACCTTACCATTTAAAAAAAAGATAGCCAGGTTTATCGACGTCTTTTTATCAGAGCTTACAAAGTACCCTTACAAGGAATCATTCATGATCAGCGAGATTAATTCTCACGGATTTGTAATGCCCGAAAAGGAACCTTCGCCGGCACTAAAGCAATTTTTTGAAGATATACAGCTGGCGGCCGAGAATGGTGAGATTAAAAAAATGCTGCCGGTAAATTTTATGCTGAATCTTTTCTCGCTGATAGCCTATCCTTTGCTTACACGCCCTTTGTTTAAACAGATGCTCGAAATTACAGATATCAAGTTTGAAAAATTAATGCACGAACGGAAAAAGATGATCATGGAAATGCTTTTCGTTTAA
- a CDS encoding Rpn family recombination-promoting nuclease/putative transposase — MEQKIGRFIDPLSDFGFKRLFGSEPQKDILIDFLNQLFLGQKEIADLTYSPTEYAGDTDKIKKVFFDLHCTGKNGEKFIIEMQKAEQRNFKDRAVFYTSRLINEQLPKGESHWNIQLDELYLIAILEFKFKNGNPDRYLHNIALTNTDTHEIFYNKLGYKFLELPNFVKTEGELETDLDRWFYLLKNMSHLERIPAVLNKRVFQQVFKIAELSNLTKEEKAMYDSSLKAKWDYENSIAFAEELAEERGIEKGREEGRKEGIEQGEYKKSIEVAIEMKKEGIPNTQIAKFTKLPVEVVEKL; from the coding sequence ATGGAACAAAAAATTGGCCGCTTTATTGATCCTCTGAGCGATTTTGGCTTTAAAAGATTATTTGGGAGCGAGCCCCAGAAAGATATACTGATCGATTTTTTAAACCAGTTGTTTTTAGGCCAGAAGGAAATAGCCGATTTAACTTATAGTCCTACCGAATACGCTGGCGATACTGATAAAATCAAGAAAGTATTTTTCGACCTGCATTGCACGGGAAAAAATGGCGAGAAATTCATCATCGAGATGCAAAAAGCCGAGCAGCGGAACTTTAAAGACCGGGCCGTATTTTACACCTCGCGCCTCATCAACGAGCAGTTGCCCAAAGGCGAGAGCCACTGGAATATTCAATTGGACGAACTATACCTGATAGCCATACTGGAGTTTAAATTTAAGAATGGCAACCCTGACCGGTATTTACATAATATAGCCCTGACCAATACCGATACACACGAAATATTTTACAATAAATTGGGTTATAAGTTTTTAGAATTACCTAATTTTGTTAAAACAGAAGGAGAACTGGAAACGGACCTTGACCGCTGGTTCTATTTACTGAAAAATATGAGCCACCTGGAAAGGATTCCCGCGGTATTAAATAAACGGGTTTTCCAGCAGGTGTTTAAGATAGCTGAATTAAGTAATCTGACTAAAGAGGAGAAAGCGATGTACGATTCAAGTTTAAAAGCCAAATGGGACTATGAAAACTCGATAGCTTTTGCAGAAGAGCTGGCAGAGGAAAGAGGTATCGAAAAAGGCCGTGAAGAAGGTCGCAAAGAAGGTATTGAACAAGGCGAGTACAAAAAATCCATAGAGGTCGCTATTGAAATGAAGAAAGAAGGTATCCCCAATACGCAGATAGCCAAATTCACTAAGCTTCCAGTTGAGGTTGTAGAAAAACTTTAA
- a CDS encoding sensor histidine kinase translates to MIFKRYEWRILSRVSLLFLTLLATCILLVKGWYPYLIISIPLVVAVLVDFLRFQKKAQREVEQFVESVQYRDFSRHFDVGRAPLELKPLRKGFNDINTTFKVISRERETQYQYLQKVLELVDTGIVSYEQETGEIGWLNESFKRMFSIPYLKTIYSLQKRDEALYNEVMSITPGNSKVISVTRDKQLIKILLTVSVMRSDDKVYRLVALQNVSEALDETESKAWQKLLNVMTHEIMNSVAPISSLADTLKNRLQNYAAENSKSGDLDDLELGIDTIKRRSEGLLKFTESYRSLNKITHLDLTKILVRDLFENLSSLMLPTLDQKNIELDIVLRDPQMMIEVDINLVDQVLINLLVNAIEAVKDKPAPCITLSAELRPNGKPVLKIADNGLGMPPELIEKIFIPFFSTRKTGSGIGLSLCKQIMLLHKGNIQVQSVQGEGSAFILLF, encoded by the coding sequence ATGATATTTAAACGTTACGAATGGCGCATCCTATCGCGCGTATCGCTCTTGTTTTTAACCCTGCTGGCTACGTGTATATTGCTGGTAAAGGGCTGGTACCCGTACCTCATCATCAGCATACCGCTCGTTGTGGCTGTGCTGGTTGATTTTTTGCGCTTCCAGAAAAAGGCGCAGCGCGAGGTGGAGCAATTTGTAGAGTCGGTACAATACCGTGATTTTTCGAGGCACTTTGATGTGGGCCGTGCACCGCTTGAGTTAAAACCCCTGCGCAAGGGTTTCAACGATATCAACACCACGTTTAAGGTGATTAGCCGTGAGCGCGAAACGCAGTACCAATACCTGCAAAAAGTTTTAGAACTGGTAGATACCGGGATTGTATCCTACGAGCAGGAAACCGGCGAAATAGGTTGGCTGAATGAATCGTTTAAAAGGATGTTCAGCATCCCTTATCTTAAAACCATTTATTCGTTGCAAAAGCGCGATGAGGCTTTGTATAACGAGGTGATGAGCATCACGCCCGGCAATAGTAAGGTAATATCCGTTACGCGTGATAAACAATTAATTAAAATATTGCTTACCGTTAGCGTAATGCGCAGCGATGATAAGGTATATCGCCTGGTTGCTTTACAGAACGTAAGTGAAGCCCTTGACGAAACGGAATCAAAAGCCTGGCAAAAACTGCTGAATGTAATGACACACGAGATTATGAACTCGGTGGCGCCCATATCATCTTTAGCAGATACCTTGAAAAACCGGCTGCAGAATTATGCCGCGGAGAACAGCAAAAGCGGCGACCTGGATGATTTGGAGCTGGGGATAGATACCATTAAACGCCGGAGCGAGGGCTTGCTTAAATTTACGGAAAGTTACCGCAGCCTCAACAAGATCACTCATCTGGACCTGACTAAAATATTGGTGCGCGACTTATTTGAAAACCTGAGCAGCCTGATGTTGCCCACGCTTGATCAGAAGAATATAGAGCTCGATATTGTATTGCGAGATCCACAGATGATGATAGAAGTTGACATTAACCTGGTAGACCAGGTGTTGATTAATTTATTGGTAAACGCCATTGAAGCAGTAAAAGACAAGCCCGCGCCCTGCATCACTTTATCTGCCGAACTGAGGCCCAACGGTAAACCCGTACTTAAAATTGCTGATAACGGCTTAGGCATGCCGCCGGAATTGATCGAAAAAATATTCATTCCTTTTTTTAGTACCCGCAAAACCGGCAGCGGCATTGGCTTAAGTCTATGTAAGCAAATTATGTTATTGCACAAAGGCAATATACAGGTACAATCGGTACAGGGTGAGGGCTCGGCTTTTATTTTGCTTTTTTGA